CGCAGCATGGGCATTGTGATCCAAAGTTAATTTCTGGACCGAAGGAGCGGTAGGCTATGGGAAAGAAGATGAATGCGGCGCTTCAGAACGTTGAGCCGCGTGTCTATGGATTGCGTGAGGCGGTTGAAGCCGTGAAGCGCTCGGCATTTGCGAAGTTTGACGAGTCGGTTGATCTAGCGCTTCGCCTCGGGATTGACCCCAAGCGTTCGGATCAATTTGTCCGAGGAACGGCGGCGCTTCCGCATGGGACAGGGAAAAGGGTTCGGGTATTGGTCTTTGCGAAGGGTGAAAAGGAACAGGAGGCACGCCAGGCGGGAGCCGACTATGTGGGTGCGGATGATTTGATGGAGAAAATCAAGGGCGGCTGGATGGAGTTTGATTGTGCCATTTCTACGCCGGACTTGATGGCGTCCGTCGGCAAGCTTGGGAAGGTGCTCGGACCTCGTGGTTTGATGCCGAATCCGAAGACCGGCACGGTTACCTTCGAAGTCGGGAAAGCTGTCTCTGATATTCGGAAGGGACGTGTTGAGTTTAAGGTCGAGAAGGCTGGTATCGTGCATGTGCCGGTTGGAAAGGTGTCCTTTGAGCCGGAAAAGCTCTACGACAATGCATCAGCCATCCTCGAATCTGTCATCAAGGCAAAACCTGCCTCCTGCAAAGGGCGCTATCTCAAGAGTGCCACGATTACGAGCACGATGGGACCGGGAGTGAAGTTGGATACCATCGCACTGACGAAGCAGTGGAGTTAGACGAAGGACGTCGTCTGTCACTTAGCTGGTCGGGGAGGCCCGGTAGGTCCTGATTGATTCGTGGTGGGTGACGAATCCTCGAAGAAGGAGAGCGATGAAGAAGGAAGAAAAAGTTACGACGGTGGCGGCTTTGGCCGAAAAATTCGGTCGAGCCAGACTGGCTATCTTGACGGAATGCGTCGGTCTTCCTGTCAATGAGGTCACTGAGTTGCGCAAGCAACTCCGGGGAGTTAAGGCTGAGTACCGAATCGTGAAGAATACGCTCGCGGCTCGTGCTGCTGAGGGGACGGCATTGGCTGGGCTCAAGCTGCATCTCAAGGGTCCGACTGGTGTCGTCATTGGGTATGATGATCCTGTGTTGCCGACCAAGGTCCTGAAGGATTTTATCGGAGCCGAGAAACGGGAAGAGAAGATTAAGATGACGGCCGGAGTGCTGGAAGGCAAGCTCCTTCAGCCGGCTGATCTGGTGGCTGTCGCGAAGCTGCCTAAGAAGGAAGTTCTTGTCGCGATGTTGCTCTCGGCCATGCAAGGGCCGATTCGTGGTGTTGTGTATACGTTGAGTGCGGTGTTGTCGAAATTTGTCAGAGTCATTGCAGCCATTCAGGATAAACGGAAAGGAGAAGGGGAGATGCCAGCTACAGAAGGAAAATTGTCACAAGAGGAATTGATCAAGGCAATCGAGGGGATGAGCGTGCTCGATCTAGCCGAACTTGTCAAGGGGCTGGAAACGCGATTCGGGGTCACGGCAGCCGCACCAGTTGCGGTGGCGGCGGCACCGGCGGCAGGTGGTGGGGCAGCTGCTCCGGCTGAAGAAAAGACGGCATTCGATGTCATTCTGGCATCTGCACCGGCAGATAAGAAAATTCAGATCATTAAGGTGGTGCGAGAGCTTACCAGTCTTGGACTGAAGGAAGCGAAGGATCTGGTTGAGGGAGCTCCAAAGCCTGTTAAGACTGGGGTTGCCAAAGAAGAGGCGGATACGATGAAGAAGAAGCTCGAAGAAAGCGGTGCAAAAGTCGAAGTGAAGTAGGGATACCATTCGTTATAGTCACTGGTCATTGTGCATTGGGGGAAGGTTGATCACCGTCGGCCTGTCGCTCTGTGTCATGACCGGTGACTGCTGTTCACCGCCAACCAGTGTGGAGGAGTAG
The sequence above is drawn from the Nitrospira sp. genome and encodes:
- a CDS encoding 50S ribosomal protein L1, with amino-acid sequence MGKKMNAALQNVEPRVYGLREAVEAVKRSAFAKFDESVDLALRLGIDPKRSDQFVRGTAALPHGTGKRVRVLVFAKGEKEQEARQAGADYVGADDLMEKIKGGWMEFDCAISTPDLMASVGKLGKVLGPRGLMPNPKTGTVTFEVGKAVSDIRKGRVEFKVEKAGIVHVPVGKVSFEPEKLYDNASAILESVIKAKPASCKGRYLKSATITSTMGPGVKLDTIALTKQWS
- the rplL gene encoding 50S ribosomal protein L7/L12 — translated: MKKEEKVTTVAALAEKFGRARLAILTECVGLPVNEVTELRKQLRGVKAEYRIVKNTLAARAAEGTALAGLKLHLKGPTGVVIGYDDPVLPTKVLKDFIGAEKREEKIKMTAGVLEGKLLQPADLVAVAKLPKKEVLVAMLLSAMQGPIRGVVYTLSAVLSKFVRVIAAIQDKRKGEGEMPATEGKLSQEELIKAIEGMSVLDLAELVKGLETRFGVTAAAPVAVAAAPAAGGGAAAPAEEKTAFDVILASAPADKKIQIIKVVRELTSLGLKEAKDLVEGAPKPVKTGVAKEEADTMKKKLEESGAKVEVK